The Flavobacterium marginilacus genome window below encodes:
- a CDS encoding YceI family protein, giving the protein MKRITDNQQIKTTLNYNTMIPQIDTLKDYQSSKNNTIENMKWEIDPSHSEVMFKIKHLEIASITGRFDEIKGTAEAEEDFENAVFSFSAAINSINTNSKNRDAHLKSADFFDAEKFPKISFYSTKFKRIGEASFEIIGRLTIKEITKPTILHLDYGGSNIDPWGNTKAGLKFKGIINRKDYGLSWNTALETGGVLIGEEVRINGNIELIKKLE; this is encoded by the coding sequence ATGAAAAGAATAACGGATAATCAACAGATAAAAACAACTCTAAATTACAATACGATGATACCTCAAATTGACACCCTTAAAGATTACCAAAGTTCAAAAAACAATACCATAGAAAATATGAAATGGGAAATAGATCCTTCACATTCGGAGGTTATGTTCAAAATAAAACACCTTGAAATCGCTTCCATAACCGGTCGTTTTGATGAAATTAAAGGAACTGCCGAAGCGGAAGAAGATTTTGAAAATGCTGTATTTTCTTTTTCTGCTGCTATAAATTCCATCAATACCAATAGCAAAAACAGAGATGCTCATTTAAAAAGTGCAGACTTCTTTGATGCCGAAAAATTTCCAAAAATCTCTTTCTATTCTACTAAATTTAAAAGAATCGGTGAAGCGTCATTTGAAATAATCGGCAGACTGACCATCAAAGAAATTACAAAACCAACAATTTTACATTTAGACTACGGAGGCAGCAATATAGATCCTTGGGGAAACACAAAAGCAGGGCTTAAATTTAAAGGAATTATAAATCGTAAAGATTATGGTTTATCATGGAATACAGCTCTGGAAACCGGCGGTGTTTTAATTGGCGAAGAAGTAAGGATAAACGGTAATATCGAATTAATAAAAAAACTGGAATAA
- a CDS encoding tRNA-binding protein, translating into MDLSWSEFERVEMRVGTILEVNDFPEARKPAFQLTIDFGTVIGIRKTSAQITKRYSKEVLAGRQIVAVINFPKKQIGKFMSECLVLGAVGEEGDVILLAPDFKIENGLRIG; encoded by the coding sequence ATGGATTTATCTTGGTCAGAATTTGAAAGAGTAGAAATGCGGGTAGGAACAATACTCGAAGTCAATGATTTTCCTGAAGCCCGAAAACCTGCTTTTCAGCTCACAATTGATTTTGGAACCGTTATTGGAATACGAAAAACATCGGCGCAAATAACTAAACGATATTCCAAAGAAGTTTTAGCAGGAAGACAGATTGTGGCTGTAATCAATTTTCCTAAAAAACAGATTGGAAAGTTCATGAGCGAGTGTTTAGTGCTTGGTGCCGTAGGTGAGGAGGGAGATGTGATTCTGCTGGCTCCTGATTTCAAAATTGAAAACGGACTGCGGATCGGTTAG
- a CDS encoding peptidylprolyl isomerase — protein MENGIYAKFNTAKGTILVKLTHDLTPGTVGNFVALAEGNMENKVKPQGQKFYDGLNFHRVIPDFMIQGGCPKGTGTGDPGYKFDDEFHPSLKHDKPGVLSMANSGPGSNGSQFFITHVPTSWLDNKHTVFGHVVEGQDVVDAVAQGDSLDTLEIIRVGEEAEKWNAIEAFIGLKGARMKREAAAKAESEAKMEALAAGFEKTESGLRYQFIQRGSGKKAENGKTVSVHYTGQLPDGKVFDSSYPRKKPIEFPLGRGNVIEGWDEGIALLQVGDKARFVIPSDLGYGPAGAGGVIPPNAILIFDVELMDVK, from the coding sequence ATGGAAAACGGAATATACGCTAAATTCAATACCGCAAAAGGAACGATTTTAGTAAAATTAACACACGATTTGACACCAGGAACTGTAGGTAATTTTGTTGCTCTTGCTGAAGGGAACATGGAAAACAAAGTAAAACCGCAAGGGCAGAAATTCTATGATGGTTTAAATTTCCATAGAGTGATTCCTGATTTTATGATTCAGGGAGGATGTCCAAAAGGAACTGGAACAGGTGATCCAGGTTATAAATTTGATGATGAGTTTCATCCTTCTTTGAAACACGATAAACCAGGAGTGCTTTCTATGGCTAATTCTGGTCCAGGATCTAATGGTTCTCAATTTTTCATCACACATGTGCCAACTTCTTGGTTAGATAATAAACACACTGTTTTTGGGCATGTGGTAGAAGGACAAGATGTAGTTGATGCTGTTGCTCAAGGTGATTCATTGGACACATTAGAAATTATCAGAGTTGGAGAAGAAGCTGAAAAATGGAACGCAATTGAAGCTTTTATTGGTTTAAAAGGGGCCCGCATGAAAAGAGAAGCTGCTGCAAAAGCAGAATCTGAAGCGAAAATGGAAGCATTGGCTGCAGGTTTTGAAAAAACAGAGAGCGGTCTGCGTTACCAATTTATCCAAAGAGGTTCTGGTAAAAAAGCAGAAAATGGTAAAACGGTTTCTGTACATTATACAGGACAATTACCAGATGGAAAAGTTTTCGATTCTTCTTACCCAAGAAAAAAACCAATCGAATTCCCATTAGGAAGAGGAAACGTTATCGAAGGATGGGACGAAGGTATTGCTTTACTGCAAGTGGGTGACAAAGCCCGTTTCGTAATCCCTTCTGACTTAGGCTACGGACCAGCAGGAGCAGGCGGTGTTATTCCTCCAAATGCTATCCTGATTTTCGATGTAGAATTGATGGACGTTAAATAA
- a CDS encoding cupin domain-containing protein, protein MQSFGASKEFIKDDEFDWEVVGEGIKRKIMGYDDSIMMVNVLFEKGAVGTLHEHYHSQVTNVAKGAFEVTINGSTKVMKEGDCFYIPPHVIHGVLCLEDGLLIDVFSPIREDFMQKKAY, encoded by the coding sequence ATGCAGAGTTTTGGAGCAAGCAAAGAATTTATAAAAGATGATGAATTCGATTGGGAAGTTGTTGGAGAAGGCATAAAACGCAAAATAATGGGATATGATGATTCTATTATGATGGTCAATGTTCTTTTTGAAAAAGGAGCTGTTGGAACACTGCATGAGCATTACCATTCGCAGGTTACTAATGTTGCCAAAGGTGCATTTGAAGTAACCATTAACGGTAGTACAAAAGTGATGAAAGAAGGGGATTGTTTTTATATTCCGCCTCATGTGATTCACGGCGTACTCTGCCTTGAAGATGGTCTGCTGATTGATGTTTTCAGTCCTATCAGAGAAGATTTTATGCAGAAAAAAGCATATTAA